One Micromonospora craniellae genomic region harbors:
- a CDS encoding fatty acid desaturase family protein, translating to MTVIQKKANNPIAHLSAEDIENLGRELDALRERVINSRGERDAAYIRKVISTQRKLEVGSRVVLLFSLFPPAWIIGTAGLSVAKILENMEIGHNVLHGQWDWMRDPKIHSTSWEWDHATPASQWKESHNELHHRYTNVVGKDNDLGYGIMRVDEDQPWHPAYLGQPVYNFVNACFFEYGVAAYDLDLANNLKDGKHKSPEFRARLRAVGRKIRRQVLKDYVIHPLLSGPSFFHTMAATFTANLVRNLWSHSVIMCGHFPQGVETFEKTSIEGETRGEWYLRQMLGSGNISGSKLMHIMTGNLSFQIEHHLFPDLPSNRYQEIAPEVRALFDKYGLKYVTGSLPRQVLSAWGKVFRLALPNRRRRTDVTDDRPATPALAAAGV from the coding sequence GTGACCGTGATCCAGAAGAAGGCCAACAACCCGATCGCGCACCTCAGCGCCGAGGACATCGAGAACCTCGGCCGGGAGCTCGACGCCCTGCGGGAGCGCGTGATCAACTCCCGGGGCGAGCGGGACGCCGCGTACATCCGCAAGGTGATCTCGACACAGCGCAAGCTGGAGGTCGGCAGCCGGGTGGTGCTGCTGTTCTCGCTGTTCCCGCCGGCCTGGATCATCGGCACCGCCGGGCTGTCGGTGGCCAAGATCCTGGAGAACATGGAGATCGGGCACAACGTCCTGCACGGCCAGTGGGACTGGATGCGCGACCCGAAGATCCACTCGACGAGCTGGGAGTGGGACCACGCCACCCCGGCGTCGCAGTGGAAGGAGTCGCACAACGAGCTGCACCACCGCTACACCAACGTGGTCGGCAAGGACAACGACCTCGGCTACGGCATCATGCGGGTGGATGAGGACCAGCCCTGGCACCCGGCCTACCTGGGTCAGCCGGTCTACAACTTCGTCAACGCCTGCTTCTTCGAGTACGGCGTCGCCGCGTACGACCTTGACCTGGCCAACAACCTCAAGGACGGCAAGCACAAGAGCCCGGAGTTCCGCGCCCGGCTCCGCGCGGTCGGCCGGAAGATCCGCCGCCAGGTCCTCAAGGACTACGTGATCCACCCACTGCTGTCCGGCCCGTCGTTCTTCCACACCATGGCCGCGACCTTCACCGCCAACCTGGTCCGCAACCTGTGGAGCCACTCGGTGATCATGTGCGGGCACTTCCCGCAGGGCGTGGAGACCTTCGAGAAGACCTCGATCGAGGGGGAGACCCGGGGCGAGTGGTACCTGCGGCAGATGCTCGGCTCGGGCAACATCAGCGGCAGCAAGCTGATGCACATCATGACCGGCAACCTGTCGTTCCAGATCGAGCACCACCTCTTCCCCGACCTGCCCAGCAACCGCTACCAGGAGATCGCTCCCGAGGTGCGGGCGCTGTTCGACAAGTACGGCCTGAAGTACGTCACCGGCTCCCTGCCGCGACAGGTGCTCTCCGCGTGGGGCAAGGTCTTCCGCCTCGCCCTGCCGAACCGACGTCGGCGTACCGATGTCACCGACGACCGTCCGGCGACTCCCGCCCTCGCCGCCGCCGGAGTCTGA
- the eccB gene encoding type VII secretion protein EccB — translation MPSRQDQLHSYQFTLQRVVAALVMRETDPAHSPMRRLAGAALASVLVAVVGLGAFALYGLFTGGGATWRDTAAVIVEKESGARFVYREQRLHPVRNYTSALLIVGADRPTTVLVSRRSLDGVPRGVPLGISDVPDSLPDTGRLITAPWTVCSSTVAPSGPGRPRSVLLVGPGADGSRPLGAYALLLRAPDGALHLLWQQRRHLVRDTDRVLAALAVTRARAVPVAAALLNAVPAGADLKPLQVPGLGDRSVEVSGARVGDVLVVRNPGGGRQYAVVLRDGLAGITELQAALLLARTGQREPDQISLGRFATLPQLDDLAPTGPGAPPEVPPRLAAGDAATLCVRVGDDTGPVELLLGVDLPEPVVAPPPQSRPTGQVADQVLVGPGRGAVVESVATPGATGGAISLVTDLGRRYVLADAAVAAMLGYGEVRPVRLPAGVVDLIPAGAPLDPEAARQAATP, via the coding sequence ATGCCGTCGCGGCAGGACCAGCTCCACTCATACCAGTTCACCCTCCAGCGGGTGGTGGCGGCACTGGTGATGCGCGAGACCGACCCGGCGCACTCCCCGATGCGGCGGCTCGCCGGTGCCGCCCTGGCCAGCGTCCTGGTGGCGGTCGTCGGGTTGGGCGCGTTCGCCCTCTACGGCCTGTTCACCGGCGGCGGCGCGACGTGGCGGGACACCGCCGCCGTCATCGTCGAGAAGGAGTCCGGAGCCCGGTTCGTCTACCGTGAACAGCGGCTGCACCCGGTGCGCAACTACACCTCGGCGCTGCTCATCGTCGGTGCGGACCGGCCGACGACCGTGCTGGTGTCACGCCGGTCGCTCGACGGGGTGCCGCGTGGCGTACCGCTGGGCATCAGCGACGTACCCGACTCGCTGCCGGACACCGGACGGCTCATTACCGCGCCGTGGACGGTCTGCTCCTCGACCGTGGCCCCGTCCGGCCCCGGACGGCCACGGTCGGTGCTGCTGGTCGGTCCCGGCGCCGACGGCAGTCGACCTCTCGGCGCGTACGCCCTGCTGCTGCGCGCCCCCGACGGCGCGTTGCATCTGCTCTGGCAGCAGCGACGGCACCTGGTCCGGGACACCGACCGGGTGCTGGCCGCGCTGGCGGTGACCCGGGCGCGGGCCGTCCCCGTCGCCGCGGCCCTGCTCAACGCCGTCCCGGCCGGTGCCGACCTGAAGCCGTTGCAGGTGCCCGGCCTCGGCGACCGATCCGTGGAGGTCTCGGGCGCGCGGGTCGGCGACGTGCTGGTGGTGCGCAACCCCGGCGGCGGACGACAGTACGCGGTGGTGCTGCGCGACGGCCTGGCCGGCATCACCGAGTTGCAGGCCGCCCTGTTGCTGGCCCGGACCGGCCAGCGCGAGCCGGACCAGATCAGCCTCGGGCGATTCGCCACGCTGCCCCAGCTCGACGACCTCGCCCCGACCGGTCCCGGCGCACCACCGGAGGTACCGCCCCGGCTGGCCGCCGGGGACGCCGCGACGCTCTGCGTACGGGTCGGCGACGACACCGGCCCGGTCGAACTGCTGCTCGGTGTGGACCTGCCGGAGCCGGTCGTCGCGCCGCCGCCGCAGAGCCGCCCGACCGGCCAGGTGGCCGACCAGGTGCTGGTGGGACCGGGGCGCGGGGCCGTGGTCGAATCGGTCGCCACGCCCGGCGCGACCGGCGGGGCGATCTCGCTGGTCACCGACCTCGGCCGGCGGTACGTCCTGGCCGACGCCGCCGTGGCGGCCATGCTCGGCTACGGCGAGGTGCGCCCGGTCCGGCTACCCGCAGGCGTGGTCGATCTGATCCCCGCCGGAGCGCCCCTGGACCCCGAGGCAGCCCGCCAGGCCGCCACCCCCTGA
- the phoU gene encoding phosphate signaling complex protein PhoU, which produces MSRDSYDEQLDRLTGVLAAMSRDASAAIRGASAALLGVDRGAADAVIAADPVLDQRRAEVEAMIPQVLVRHQPVASDLRLVVCALRIAGALERMGDLAVHVAKVVLMRYPVGVVPEPAVPVMTEMADAAARIADKTAVVLATRDRLAAMQLGLDDDEVDAAQERLLSQLVAGWPYGVESAIDLALVGRYYERYADQAVNVARQVVYLTTGTIRL; this is translated from the coding sequence ATGAGCCGGGACAGCTACGACGAGCAGCTCGACCGACTCACCGGCGTGCTGGCCGCGATGAGTCGGGACGCCAGCGCGGCGATCCGGGGTGCCAGCGCCGCCCTGCTCGGCGTCGATCGGGGTGCCGCCGACGCGGTGATCGCCGCCGACCCGGTGCTCGATCAGCGGCGCGCCGAGGTCGAGGCGATGATTCCGCAGGTGCTGGTCCGGCACCAGCCGGTCGCCTCCGACCTGCGGCTGGTGGTGTGCGCGTTGCGAATCGCCGGCGCCCTGGAGCGGATGGGTGACCTCGCGGTGCACGTCGCCAAGGTGGTCCTGATGCGGTATCCGGTGGGCGTGGTCCCGGAACCGGCGGTCCCGGTGATGACCGAGATGGCCGACGCGGCGGCCCGGATCGCCGACAAGACCGCCGTCGTACTCGCCACCCGCGACCGGTTGGCCGCGATGCAGCTCGGGCTCGACGACGACGAGGTCGACGCCGCCCAGGAGCGGTTGTTGTCGCAGCTCGTGGCCGGCTGGCCGTACGGGGTGGAGTCCGCCATCGACCTGGCGCTGGTCGGCCGCTACTACGAGCGGTACGCCGACCAGGCGGTCAACGTGGCGCGGCAGGTGGTCTACCTGACGACGGGCACGATCCGC
- a CDS encoding polyamine aminopropyltransferase: MSVRFEELAWRPTPLGEISLRRRRDPRLDLDVYEVKLDDEFLMSSLFTAGEIALARLGLAPLSGPGLDVAVGGLGLGYTARTVLADDRVGALLVVEAVEDVIDWHRRELLPFAAGLATDPRTRLARADFFARVAGGDGLDPDAPGRRFDAVLLDVDHSPRHVLHPSHADFYTPAGRRRLARLLHPGGVFALWSDDPPDPGFEAVLAEVFPTSRAHVVRFANPLTGGESANTVYVVQTSTGPDLVEQA; the protein is encoded by the coding sequence GTGAGCGTACGTTTCGAGGAGTTGGCCTGGCGCCCCACCCCGCTCGGCGAGATCAGCCTGCGCCGACGCCGGGACCCCCGTCTCGACCTCGACGTGTACGAGGTCAAGCTCGACGACGAGTTCCTGATGTCGAGCCTCTTCACCGCCGGTGAGATCGCGCTGGCCCGGTTGGGTCTGGCACCGCTGTCGGGGCCCGGCCTGGACGTGGCCGTCGGTGGTCTCGGGCTCGGCTACACGGCGCGGACCGTGCTGGCCGACGACCGGGTGGGTGCGCTGCTGGTGGTGGAGGCGGTCGAGGACGTCATCGACTGGCACCGGCGCGAGTTGTTGCCGTTCGCCGCCGGGCTGGCCACCGATCCGCGTACCCGGCTGGCCCGGGCCGACTTCTTCGCCCGGGTGGCCGGCGGGGACGGCCTCGACCCCGACGCGCCCGGGCGTCGTTTCGACGCCGTCCTGCTGGACGTCGACCACTCCCCCCGGCACGTGCTGCACCCGAGCCACGCCGACTTCTACACCCCGGCGGGACGGCGCCGGTTGGCGCGGCTGCTGCACCCGGGCGGGGTGTTCGCGCTCTGGTCGGACGACCCGCCCGACCCGGGGTTCGAGGCGGTGCTGGCCGAGGTCTTCCCGACCAGCCGTGCCCACGTGGTGCGTTTCGCGAATCCACTGACCGGCGGTGAGTCGGCCAACACCGTCTATGTGGTGCAGACCTCGACCGGGCCTGACCTGGTCGAGCAGGCATGA
- a CDS encoding class I SAM-dependent methyltransferase: protein MQQGPTGTEGADYTQRLRRLSGARWKQLLDVQAPYRWNLRRLGLGRTLDVGSGLGRNLVNLGAGAVGVDHNPTSVAYTRSRGLEAYTTEEFLRSEHARPDAFDSMLAAHLLEHMPAEQAREVVASYLPFVRSGGRAVFITPQERGYDSDASHVRFVGFAEAADTCRELGLTMLRQYSFPFPRIAGRAFTYNEFVTVARLP, encoded by the coding sequence ATGCAGCAGGGACCCACGGGCACCGAGGGTGCTGACTACACCCAGCGGTTGCGGCGGCTCAGTGGCGCACGGTGGAAGCAACTCCTGGACGTGCAGGCGCCGTACCGGTGGAACCTGCGGCGACTCGGCCTCGGCCGCACCCTCGACGTCGGGTCCGGTCTGGGCCGCAACCTGGTCAACCTGGGGGCCGGGGCGGTCGGCGTGGACCACAACCCGACCTCGGTGGCGTACACCCGCTCGCGGGGGCTGGAGGCGTACACCACGGAGGAGTTCCTCCGCAGCGAACACGCGCGTCCGGACGCGTTCGACTCCATGCTCGCCGCGCATCTGCTCGAACACATGCCAGCCGAGCAGGCCCGCGAGGTGGTCGCGTCGTACCTGCCGTTCGTCCGCTCCGGCGGCCGGGCCGTCTTCATCACCCCGCAGGAGCGCGGGTACGACAGCGACGCGTCGCACGTCCGGTTCGTCGGCTTCGCCGAGGCGGCCGACACCTGCCGGGAGCTCGGGCTGACGATGTTGCGGCAGTACTCCTTCCCGTTCCCCCGGATCGCGGGGCGGGCGTTCACGTACAACGAGTTCGTGACCGTCGCCCGGCTGCCCTGA
- a CDS encoding ferredoxin reductase: MTATVPRPGAKVSLRRRLWRLAESVTTPVLPGDYLDLVAPLRAGADLRGRIVEVRPETADAATVLIQPGRSWRGHVPGQYVRLGVDVDGVRQWRAYSVTSAPARRTDPISVTVKAIPDGVVSNHLVRRVRPGTLVQLDQARGDFVLPSPAPERVLFLTAGSGITPVAGMLRSGALDGSDVVLVHSAPTAVDVVFGPELRALAERGTLRLVERHTAVEGLLDVAELDTLVPDHLERRTWACGPLGLLDAAEAHWAARGHAERLHTERFRPTIITAGDGGTVTFTTSSVTVAADGTTPLLDAGENAGVLMPSGCRMGICFGCVLPLREGAVRDLRNGQLTTALPGDGVRVQTCVSAAAGPCELEI, translated from the coding sequence ATGACCGCCACTGTTCCGCGACCGGGCGCCAAGGTATCCCTACGGCGCCGCCTGTGGCGACTCGCCGAGTCGGTGACCACACCGGTACTGCCCGGGGACTACCTCGATCTGGTCGCCCCGCTGCGGGCCGGCGCCGATCTGCGGGGGCGGATCGTCGAGGTACGCCCGGAGACGGCGGACGCGGCGACCGTGCTGATCCAGCCGGGACGCAGTTGGCGCGGTCACGTCCCGGGCCAGTACGTGCGGCTCGGTGTCGACGTCGACGGCGTACGCCAGTGGCGGGCCTACTCGGTGACCTCGGCCCCCGCGCGCCGGACCGACCCGATCTCGGTGACCGTCAAGGCGATCCCGGACGGCGTGGTCAGCAACCACCTGGTGCGGCGGGTACGCCCCGGCACGCTGGTGCAGCTCGACCAGGCGCGCGGTGACTTCGTGCTGCCCTCGCCGGCGCCGGAACGGGTGCTGTTCCTCACCGCCGGCAGCGGCATCACCCCGGTCGCCGGGATGCTCCGCTCCGGTGCGCTGGACGGCAGCGACGTGGTGCTCGTCCACTCGGCGCCGACCGCCGTCGATGTCGTCTTCGGCCCGGAGCTGCGCGCCCTCGCCGAGCGTGGCACCCTCCGGCTGGTCGAGCGGCACACCGCTGTCGAGGGACTGCTGGACGTCGCCGAACTCGACACCCTCGTCCCCGACCACCTGGAGCGCCGGACCTGGGCGTGCGGCCCGCTCGGTCTGCTCGACGCGGCCGAGGCGCACTGGGCCGCTCGCGGACACGCCGAGCGCCTGCACACCGAACGCTTCCGACCCACCATCATCACCGCCGGTGACGGCGGCACGGTCACCTTCACCACCTCGTCGGTGACCGTGGCGGCCGACGGCACCACCCCGCTGCTCGACGCCGGTGAGAACGCCGGCGTGCTGATGCCCTCCGGTTGCCGGATGGGCATCTGCTTCGGCTGCGTGCTGCCACTTCGCGAGGGCGCTGTCCGCGACCTGCGTAACGGACAGCTCACCACCGCCCTGCCGGGCGACGGCGTACGCGTGCAGACCTGCGTGTCGGCCGCGGCCGGGCCCTGCGAACTCGAGATCTGA
- a CDS encoding PucR family transcriptional regulator, translating into MAETSGTTHRAARIELDQRVARELRDRLPLVAERTVTAITAEVPSYSGTLTGQMRHKIENAVQIALGTFLQLLERSHGGDPSTPLVPALEAAYALGSGEARSGRSVDALLAAYRIGARVSWRELAATTVAIGSPAAAVAEFAELMFAYIDELSAASVAGHADELASVGRARRRNLERLTQQLLLGEPEDVLVRSAERADWPLPQTLTVVLLPQTKLRGALALLDERTLESNEELPAGEPGEETAVLLVPDMHGDRRRQLARVLQGRRAVLGPARPWARACSSYRRVLRVSALGIAPPDDGEPLDTERHLAELLLSADGEALADLRARVLQPLAELPAATAERLTETLRSWLLHQGRRDDVAADLFVHPQTVRYRMGQLRQLYGERLTDPRSLLDLTVALALVAPGPPAATP; encoded by the coding sequence GTGGCGGAAACCTCCGGCACCACCCATCGGGCGGCCCGCATCGAATTGGACCAACGGGTGGCCCGTGAGCTGCGCGACCGCCTGCCGCTGGTCGCCGAACGAACCGTCACCGCGATCACGGCGGAGGTGCCCAGCTACTCCGGCACCCTGACCGGACAGATGCGACACAAGATAGAGAACGCGGTGCAGATCGCGTTGGGCACGTTCCTGCAACTGCTCGAACGGTCTCACGGCGGCGACCCCAGCACACCGCTGGTCCCGGCGCTGGAGGCCGCGTACGCGCTGGGCAGCGGCGAGGCCCGGTCGGGTCGCAGCGTGGACGCGCTGCTGGCCGCGTACCGGATCGGCGCCCGGGTCTCCTGGCGGGAGCTGGCCGCCACCACCGTGGCGATCGGGTCGCCCGCCGCCGCGGTCGCCGAGTTCGCCGAGCTGATGTTCGCCTACATCGACGAACTCTCCGCAGCCAGCGTGGCCGGGCACGCCGACGAGCTGGCCAGCGTCGGCCGGGCCCGGCGGCGCAACCTGGAACGGCTGACCCAGCAGTTGCTCCTCGGCGAGCCGGAGGACGTGCTGGTGCGCAGCGCGGAGCGGGCCGACTGGCCGCTGCCGCAGACGTTGACCGTCGTGCTGCTGCCGCAGACGAAGCTGCGCGGCGCGCTGGCCCTGCTCGACGAGCGCACACTGGAGAGCAACGAGGAGCTGCCCGCCGGTGAGCCGGGCGAGGAGACCGCCGTACTGCTCGTACCGGACATGCACGGCGACCGGCGACGGCAGCTCGCCCGGGTGTTGCAGGGCCGCCGCGCCGTGCTCGGGCCGGCCCGCCCGTGGGCCCGGGCCTGCTCGTCCTACCGCCGGGTGCTGCGGGTCAGCGCCCTGGGCATCGCCCCACCCGACGACGGCGAGCCGTTGGACACCGAGCGGCACCTGGCCGAGTTGCTGCTCAGCGCCGACGGGGAGGCCCTCGCCGACCTGCGCGCCCGGGTCCTGCAACCCCTCGCCGAGCTGCCCGCCGCCACCGCTGAGCGGCTCACCGAGACACTGCGCTCCTGGCTGCTGCACCAGGGCCGACGTGACGACGTCGCCGCCGACCTCTTCGTGCACCCGCAGACCGTGCGGTACCGGATGGGTCAGCTCCGCCAGCTCTACGGTGAACGGCTCACCGATCCGCGCAGTCTGCTGGACCTCACCGTGGCGTTGGCGCTGGTGGCACCCGGCCCGCCCGCCGCGACGCCCTGA
- a CDS encoding MGH1-like glycoside hydrolase domain-containing protein, protein MVNRTVPSADPSPAAARPADGRYARLWQAARATLDANWEHDHTVPSRTLYPHQWSWDSAFIAIGWAHVRPERAWSELSSLFDAQWRDGRVPHIVFNPAAPGGAYFPGPVFWASTEVEGTPPVATSGLVQPPVHALAAWHAYERAPSPQARDALRRLYPRLVAQQRYLRVHRDVGGAGLAAVVHPWESGLDNSPAWDDPLAAVPAEASIMRAYRRADIVHAAAAHRPTDLDYARYVAVVTAYRAAGYRDEGLADRHPFLVECPLFNAAMGVAEHALARIAAEVDADPGPHREHAARITAAVVDRLYDPVAGTFRPRDLRTGRLTPARTVLGLAPLILPDLPPRQVEAVLVEATSARFGLAERMDRPLPSHDRTSADFEPLRYWRGPSWMNVDWLVRRGLLAHGQDRLAAGLRASMIGLAETAGCHEYFHPETGAGLGSAGFGWTAALLLDVLAD, encoded by the coding sequence ATGGTTAACCGGACAGTTCCGTCGGCCGATCCGAGCCCGGCGGCGGCCCGCCCGGCCGACGGGCGGTACGCCCGGCTGTGGCAGGCGGCGCGGGCCACTCTGGACGCCAACTGGGAGCACGACCACACCGTCCCGTCGCGCACCCTCTATCCGCACCAGTGGAGTTGGGACTCGGCGTTCATCGCGATCGGCTGGGCCCATGTCCGCCCCGAGCGGGCCTGGTCGGAGCTGTCCAGCCTGTTCGACGCCCAGTGGCGTGACGGCCGGGTGCCGCACATCGTGTTCAATCCGGCGGCGCCGGGCGGCGCGTACTTCCCGGGTCCGGTGTTCTGGGCCTCGACCGAGGTCGAGGGAACGCCACCGGTGGCCACCTCGGGGCTGGTCCAGCCGCCGGTGCACGCGCTGGCCGCCTGGCACGCCTACGAGCGGGCCCCCTCGCCGCAGGCGCGGGACGCGTTGCGCCGGCTCTATCCCCGGCTGGTGGCGCAGCAACGCTACCTCCGCGTGCACCGGGACGTCGGTGGTGCCGGGCTGGCCGCCGTCGTACACCCGTGGGAGTCCGGTCTGGACAACAGTCCGGCCTGGGACGACCCGTTGGCCGCGGTACCCGCCGAGGCGTCGATCATGCGGGCGTACCGGCGAGCCGACATCGTGCACGCCGCCGCCGCGCACCGGCCCACCGACCTGGACTACGCGCGGTACGTCGCCGTCGTCACCGCCTACCGGGCGGCGGGTTACCGCGACGAGGGGCTGGCCGACCGGCATCCGTTCCTGGTGGAGTGTCCGCTGTTCAACGCCGCGATGGGCGTCGCCGAGCACGCGTTGGCCCGGATCGCAGCCGAGGTCGACGCCGACCCGGGACCGCACCGGGAGCACGCGGCCCGGATCACCGCGGCGGTGGTGGACCGGCTGTACGACCCGGTCGCCGGCACGTTCCGTCCCCGCGACCTGCGGACCGGTCGGCTGACCCCGGCCCGTACGGTGCTGGGGCTGGCTCCGCTGATCCTGCCGGATCTGCCGCCGCGGCAGGTTGAGGCGGTGCTGGTGGAGGCCACTTCGGCGCGCTTCGGTCTGGCCGAGCGGATGGACCGGCCGCTGCCCAGCCACGACCGCACCTCCGCCGACTTCGAGCCACTGCGCTACTGGCGCGGTCCGAGTTGGATGAACGTCGACTGGCTGGTGCGGCGCGGTCTGCTGGCGCACGGGCAGGACCGGCTCGCCGCCGGTCTGCGGGCGTCGATGATCGGGCTGGCCGAGACCGCCGGTTGTCACGAGTACTTCCACCCGGAGACCGGAGCCGGTCTCGGCTCGGCGGGTTTCGGGTGGACGGCGGCACTACTGCTGGACGTGCTGGCCGACTGA
- a CDS encoding class I SAM-dependent methyltransferase produces the protein MGNPTRWATETGPEHSQWYVDRFRRMAADGVDLAGETRLLDTLVPPGSRILDAGCGTGRVGAQLAARGHTVVGVDADPVLVDAAHADHPGPRWLVADLTELDLAAAGEPEPFDAAVLAGNVMAFVAAGTEGAVLRRVAAHLRPDGVMAVGFGTDRGYPLADFDADVVGAGLRLEHRFATWDLRPWHDDADFAVTILRRPQM, from the coding sequence ATGGGCAACCCGACCCGGTGGGCCACCGAGACCGGCCCCGAGCACTCCCAGTGGTACGTCGACCGGTTCCGCCGCATGGCGGCCGACGGGGTCGACCTGGCCGGGGAGACCCGGTTGCTGGACACGCTGGTGCCGCCGGGCTCCCGGATCCTCGACGCCGGCTGCGGCACCGGTCGGGTCGGCGCCCAGCTCGCCGCCCGGGGCCACACCGTGGTCGGTGTGGACGCCGATCCGGTCCTGGTGGACGCGGCCCACGCCGACCACCCGGGGCCGCGTTGGCTGGTCGCCGACCTGACCGAGCTGGACCTGGCGGCGGCCGGTGAGCCCGAGCCCTTCGACGCGGCCGTGCTGGCCGGCAACGTGATGGCCTTCGTGGCGGCGGGCACCGAGGGCGCGGTGCTCCGACGCGTCGCCGCGCACCTGCGCCCGGACGGGGTGATGGCGGTCGGCTTCGGCACCGACCGGGGCTACCCGCTGGCCGACTTCGACGCCGACGTGGTCGGTGCCGGACTGCGCCTGGAACACCGCTTCGCGACCTGGGACCTCCGGCCGTGGCACGACGACGCCGACTTCGCCGTCACCATCCTGCGCCGCCCTCAGATGTAA
- a CDS encoding Na+/H+ antiporter has product MSELLLIITLGVTVLVGTTLGGRYRVAPPVLLICMGALLALLPPLSHVILPPEVVLLLFLPAILYRESLTTSLREVRANIVVITLLAIGLVGVTMVAVSLVVQRFGIDPAVAWVLGAVLAPTDAAAVAGLAKRMPRRLLTTLHTESLINDGTALVLFAVALGLLGGGAAPTVFELVERVGLSFLGGIAAGLLVGTVVILIRKRLDDPLREGAISVLTPFAAFFLAEAVHESGVLAVVVAGLMLTAASPRVIRARSRVLALSFWDLTTFLINGGLFVLVGMQIPRAVRSVTSVSLPRALAIAVVVAVLLVVVRMLWLHLTALVASLLDHRAASRNRRVTWRIRTVAGWAGFRGAVSLAAALAVPLSIDGDHVPERDLIIFCVAAVILLTMLVQGTTLPLLLTWAGLTGDPEREDENRQARVRATQVTLDALPDIADRVGAAAETMRRIQDEYAGHLDEAQAEPEDETAAAQEAERRLRLAALDHKRREITRMRDAREIDDVVLRELQARLDVEEIRLLGPHTLE; this is encoded by the coding sequence GTGAGCGAGCTGCTGCTGATCATCACGTTGGGCGTCACCGTGCTGGTCGGCACCACCCTCGGCGGTCGTTACCGGGTGGCGCCGCCGGTGCTGCTCATCTGCATGGGCGCGCTGCTGGCGCTGCTGCCGCCGCTGTCGCACGTCATCCTTCCCCCCGAGGTCGTGCTGCTGCTGTTCCTGCCGGCCATCCTCTATCGGGAGAGCCTGACCACCAGCCTGCGCGAGGTCCGGGCGAACATCGTGGTCATCACGCTGCTGGCGATCGGGTTGGTCGGCGTCACGATGGTGGCGGTGTCGCTGGTGGTGCAGCGTTTCGGCATCGACCCGGCGGTGGCCTGGGTGCTCGGTGCGGTGCTCGCCCCGACCGATGCCGCGGCCGTCGCCGGTCTGGCCAAGCGGATGCCCCGGCGCCTGCTCACCACGCTGCACACCGAGAGCCTGATCAACGACGGTACCGCGCTGGTGCTGTTCGCCGTGGCGCTCGGGCTGCTCGGCGGCGGTGCCGCGCCGACCGTATTCGAGCTTGTGGAGCGGGTGGGTCTGTCGTTCCTCGGTGGTATCGCGGCCGGTCTGTTGGTCGGCACGGTGGTCATTCTGATCCGTAAGCGACTGGACGACCCGTTGCGGGAGGGCGCGATCAGTGTGCTCACCCCGTTCGCGGCGTTCTTCCTCGCCGAGGCCGTGCACGAGAGCGGCGTACTCGCGGTGGTCGTCGCCGGGCTGATGTTGACCGCCGCCAGCCCCCGGGTGATCCGCGCCCGGTCCCGGGTGTTGGCGTTGTCGTTCTGGGATCTCACCACCTTCCTCATCAACGGTGGACTGTTCGTGCTGGTCGGCATGCAGATCCCCCGGGCGGTACGCAGCGTCACCAGTGTGTCGCTGCCGCGTGCGCTTGCCATCGCGGTGGTGGTGGCGGTGCTGCTGGTGGTGGTGCGGATGCTCTGGCTGCACCTGACCGCCCTCGTCGCCAGTTTGCTGGACCATCGCGCGGCCTCGCGTAACCGTCGGGTGACCTGGCGGATCCGTACCGTCGCCGGCTGGGCCGGGTTCCGGGGGGCGGTCTCGCTGGCGGCGGCACTCGCCGTCCCGTTGAGCATCGACGGCGACCACGTCCCCGAACGCGACCTGATCATCTTCTGCGTGGCGGCGGTGATCCTGCTGACCATGCTGGTGCAGGGCACCACGCTGCCGTTGCTGCTGACCTGGGCCGGCCTCACCGGTGACCCGGAGCGCGAGGACGAGAACCGGCAGGCACGGGTCCGTGCCACCCAGGTCACCCTCGACGCGCTGCCCGACATCGCCGACCGGGTCGGCGCGGCCGCGGAGACCATGCGGCGCATCCAGGACGAGTATGCGGGGCACCTCGACGAGGCCCAGGCCGAGCCGGAGGACGAGACGGCTGCCGCGCAGGAGGCGGAGCGCCGGCTGCGCCTGGCCGCGCTGGACCACAAGCGCCGCGAGATAACCCGGATGCGCGACGCCCGGGAGATCGACGACGTGGTGCTGCGCGAGTTGCAGGCCCGGCTGGACGTCGAGGAGATCCGCCTGCTCGGGCCACACACGCTGGAATGA